One window of Diabrotica undecimpunctata isolate CICGRU chromosome 8, icDiaUnde3, whole genome shotgun sequence genomic DNA carries:
- the LOC140448738 gene encoding general transcription factor II-I repeat domain-containing protein 2-like, translating to MTKAEGVVGAFIDKLSIFEKNMQRRDLTKFLNLKSSCGDSEDLQTYCLHLQKLKEDLQSRLEDLTSLKVPTWFINPFSVEVLTVCPSLQENLIDLKHDVEIESLFRECGYERF from the coding sequence ATGACCAAAGCGGAGGGAGTAGTCGGAGCATTCATtgacaaactatctatttttgaaaaaaatatgcagAGAAGAGATCTGACCAAATTCCTTAACTTGAAATCTTCTTGTGGTGATTCTGAGGATCTTCAAACATACTGCCTCCACCTTCAAAAACTGAAAGAAGATCTGCAGTCCCGATTAGAAGATTTGACtagtctgaaagtgccaacttggTTTATCAATCCTTTCAGCGTGGAAGTTTTAACGGTATGTCCTTCTCTTCAAGAAAACTTGATTGATTTGAAACATgatgttgaaattgaaagtttgtttCGCGAGTGTGGGTATGAAAGATTTTGA
- the LOC140448740 gene encoding uncharacterized protein — MAVAKVKAEAYNNLYDQLDTREVEAKIYKIAKHRKKKATYFNQIRCIRDENSKILIHEKDVKKRWKKYLDRVLNEEFDRQPVELTKAVTGMVTKIINEEVSQIIQKIKKGTR, encoded by the coding sequence ATGGCAGTAGCAAAAGTTAAAGCAGAAGCGTATAATAATCTATACGATCAACTTGATACCAGGGAAGTAGAAGCCAAGATttataaaatagccaaacatagaAAAAAGAAAGCAACatattttaatcagattagatgtatccgagatgaaaatagtaaaatacTAATTCACGAAAAGGATGTCAAAAAGAGATGGAAAAAGTACTTGGACAGGgtattaaatgaagaatttgacagaCAACCAGTTGAGTTAACGAAGGCAGTAACAGGAATGGTGACCAAAATTATAAACGAAGAAGTAtctcaaataattcaaaaaataaagaaaggaacCAGATGA